From Haloglomus litoreum, the proteins below share one genomic window:
- a CDS encoding aldo/keto reductase: MEYTTLGDTGMTVSRLCLGCMSFGDSDWREWVRGSEFGHELVERARDLGINFFDTANMYSRGESERILGDALGEDAEEQVIATKVFFQMDDDDPNSGGLSRKTIEQQLDASRERLGVDTIDLYQTHRYDYKTPVEETLRALDDAVRREKVRYIGGSSMWAHQFADMLHTSDRLGLERFATMQNHYNLAYREEEREMLPLCERENIGVMPWSPLARGFLARPHEEYLTTTRAETDDYAQAHPYADNGGREVNERVEELAAEKDASMAQIALAWLLHKEWVDAPIIGTSSIEHLEDAVAALDISLSDSDIEHLEEPYEPVPVSGHE, encoded by the coding sequence ATGGAGTACACCACACTCGGTGACACCGGCATGACGGTCTCCCGACTCTGCCTGGGCTGTATGAGCTTCGGCGACTCGGACTGGCGCGAGTGGGTCCGTGGCTCGGAGTTCGGCCACGAACTCGTCGAGCGTGCCCGCGACCTCGGCATCAACTTCTTCGACACCGCCAACATGTACTCGCGCGGCGAGTCCGAGCGCATCCTCGGCGACGCCCTCGGCGAGGACGCCGAGGAACAGGTCATCGCGACGAAGGTCTTCTTCCAGATGGACGACGACGACCCGAACTCCGGCGGCCTCTCCCGGAAGACCATCGAGCAGCAACTGGACGCCTCCCGCGAGCGCCTCGGCGTCGACACCATCGACCTCTACCAGACCCACCGCTACGACTACAAGACGCCCGTCGAGGAGACGCTCCGGGCGCTCGACGATGCCGTCCGGCGCGAGAAGGTCCGCTACATCGGCGGCTCGTCGATGTGGGCCCACCAGTTCGCAGATATGCTCCACACGAGCGACCGGCTCGGGCTGGAGCGGTTCGCCACCATGCAGAACCACTACAACCTCGCGTATCGCGAGGAGGAGCGCGAGATGCTCCCGCTCTGCGAGCGGGAGAACATCGGCGTCATGCCGTGGTCGCCGCTGGCGCGTGGGTTCCTCGCCCGTCCCCACGAGGAGTACCTCACCACGACCCGCGCCGAGACCGACGACTACGCGCAGGCCCACCCGTACGCCGACAACGGTGGCCGCGAGGTGAACGAGCGTGTCGAGGAGCTCGCCGCCGAGAAGGACGCCTCGATGGCCCAGATCGCGCTGGCGTGGCTGCTCCACAAGGAGTGGGTGGACGCGCCCATCATCGGCACGTCGAGCATCGAGCACCTGGAGGACGCCGTCGCCGCGCTGGACATCTCGCTGTCGGACTCGGACATCGAGCACCTGGAGGAGCCGTACGAGCCGGTGCCCGTCTCGGGCCACGAGTGA
- a CDS encoding PGF-CTERM sorting domain-containing protein: MTTTHAGRLVALAVVGLTVSLVASGALPTAEASGQPPATTGHGLEGNLTWVMLTPQPGLEGGDMENFGVPPRGFTKVDFVRVTWVDGGFAGCGAGNAEVFGIDRRNDDPGTTVDQSLFASIKSTTVTEDVFKAEFYDEGDFGGSPPTFNEGDQLVGKTTGCIDTADEPGWYQVSSTIASKDGRFEANSHYFYVCDCASEQAARRQLGPPPSEATPTPTPTATPTPTATPTPTAEPTPTRTPPDEGTPFPSSTPTATATPTPEPIATATPTTTAQPAATATGTVVADDTAPAGEPGTAAESPTPTEPGNWSAIVRQSPTASSGPGFGVVAALAGVLAMGLLVQRRD; this comes from the coding sequence GTGACCACCACCCACGCCGGTCGGCTCGTGGCCCTCGCCGTCGTCGGCCTCACCGTCTCGCTGGTCGCGAGTGGGGCCCTTCCGACGGCGGAGGCGAGCGGCCAACCGCCGGCCACGACGGGCCACGGGCTCGAGGGAAACCTGACGTGGGTGATGCTGACGCCCCAGCCCGGGCTGGAGGGCGGTGACATGGAGAACTTCGGCGTCCCGCCACGGGGGTTCACGAAGGTCGACTTCGTCCGTGTGACCTGGGTCGACGGTGGCTTCGCCGGCTGTGGCGCCGGCAACGCGGAGGTGTTCGGTATCGACCGGCGGAACGACGACCCCGGGACGACGGTCGACCAGAGCCTCTTCGCCAGCATCAAGTCGACGACGGTGACCGAGGACGTGTTCAAGGCGGAGTTCTACGACGAGGGCGACTTCGGCGGCTCCCCGCCGACGTTCAACGAGGGCGACCAGCTGGTCGGCAAGACGACCGGCTGCATCGACACCGCCGACGAGCCGGGCTGGTACCAGGTCTCCTCGACCATCGCCTCGAAGGACGGGCGCTTCGAGGCGAACTCCCACTACTTCTACGTCTGCGACTGCGCGAGCGAGCAGGCGGCCCGCCGGCAACTCGGGCCACCGCCGTCGGAGGCGACACCGACACCCACACCGACCGCCACGCCGACGCCGACAGCGACACCCACGCCGACGGCCGAGCCGACACCCACCCGGACCCCGCCCGACGAGGGCACCCCGTTCCCCTCCTCGACGCCGACCGCGACTGCCACGCCCACCCCGGAACCGATAGCCACCGCCACGCCGACCACGACGGCACAGCCCGCCGCGACGGCGACCGGGACCGTCGTGGCGGACGACACGGCGCCCGCGGGGGAGCCGGGCACGGCGGCCGAGTCACCGACCCCGACCGAGCCCGGCAACTGGTCCGCCATCGTCCGGCAGTCGCCGACCGCCTCCAGCGGGCCGGGATTCGGCGTGGTGGCGGCGCTCGCTGGCGTACTCGCGATGGGGCTGCTCGTCCAGCGACGGGACTGA
- a CDS encoding YIP1 family protein yields the protein MTTWVENPEGGRARGPVGLARAWVEVLIRPRRFFENGVAPGDQAPGLVFAIAVTLVHVALRGALVPDTFPVYLGRPVLSAAFTFLVAGLFVAPVLLHLTAAVQTVLLRPFVRDRAGVSETVQVVAYASAPGVFAALPVPGLRLVAALYGAVLLVVGLAVVHETSIARAAAAGALPALIVFGYAFGGVAAFETLAGVDLTPDPRAGTGNTPG from the coding sequence GTGACAACCTGGGTCGAGAACCCGGAGGGCGGACGCGCACGCGGCCCCGTCGGGCTCGCGCGGGCATGGGTCGAGGTCCTGATCCGGCCCCGGCGGTTCTTCGAGAACGGGGTCGCCCCCGGCGACCAGGCGCCGGGGCTCGTCTTCGCCATCGCGGTCACGCTCGTCCACGTCGCCCTCCGGGGGGCGCTCGTCCCCGACACCTTCCCGGTCTACCTCGGACGGCCGGTCCTGTCGGCGGCGTTCACCTTCCTGGTCGCCGGGCTGTTCGTGGCGCCCGTCCTGCTCCACCTGACCGCGGCCGTCCAGACGGTCCTGCTCCGGCCGTTCGTCCGCGACCGCGCCGGCGTCTCCGAGACGGTGCAGGTGGTCGCGTACGCGTCCGCGCCGGGGGTGTTCGCGGCGCTTCCCGTTCCCGGCCTCCGGCTGGTGGCCGCGCTCTACGGTGCCGTCCTCCTGGTCGTGGGGCTGGCAGTGGTTCACGAGACCAGCATCGCGCGGGCCGCGGCCGCCGGGGCGCTCCCGGCGCTCATCGTGTTCGGCTACGCCTTTGGCGGCGTCGCGGCGTTCGAGACGCTGGCCGGCGTCGACCTGACACCGGACCCGCGAGCGGGAACCGGGAACACGCCGGGGTAG
- a CDS encoding AI-2E family transporter — protein sequence MDLEPARAPDRLAWWLAVGALAALLAFVVLDVLGTLVLGLFIYYVVRPLNDRVDRHLASDTAATVTFLVVILPLVAAVGYVVLVAARELLAVFAGRSLTVSSLLAPYLDSSLAGSRRSVVQTALNEPVALVTSNADAARRVAEAVLALAGAASGILFVLLVAAAVAYFLLQDGDRLYRWSREYLFAEESTLDAFLRAVDRDLETVYLGNVFTVALVAVGAAVVYNGYNLVAPAAVQMPIPTALALATGLASFVPIVVGKLVYVPLTGLLGVSALQGQGDASLLVYPVALFLVALLLLDILPQTVVRPYLAGRELHTGATMLSYILGATVFGWYGIFLGPLVLVLVVQTSRIVLPELVRGRELTPEVSGPSSLGSDPGGPE from the coding sequence ATGGACCTCGAACCCGCGCGTGCGCCCGACCGGCTGGCCTGGTGGCTCGCCGTCGGTGCGCTGGCCGCCCTGCTCGCGTTCGTCGTGCTCGATGTCCTGGGGACGCTCGTCCTGGGGCTGTTCATCTACTACGTCGTGCGGCCGTTGAACGACCGCGTCGACCGGCACCTCGCCTCGGACACCGCGGCCACGGTGACCTTCCTGGTGGTCATCCTCCCGCTGGTGGCGGCGGTCGGCTACGTCGTGCTCGTGGCGGCTCGGGAGCTACTCGCGGTGTTCGCGGGACGCTCGCTCACCGTGAGTTCGCTGCTCGCGCCGTACCTCGACAGCTCGCTCGCGGGCTCGCGCCGGTCGGTCGTGCAGACGGCGCTGAACGAACCCGTCGCGCTCGTGACGAGCAACGCCGACGCCGCCCGCCGGGTGGCGGAGGCGGTCCTGGCGCTGGCCGGCGCTGCCAGCGGCATCCTGTTCGTCCTGCTGGTCGCCGCCGCCGTCGCCTACTTCCTCCTCCAGGACGGCGACCGGCTCTACCGCTGGTCCCGGGAGTACCTGTTCGCCGAGGAATCGACCCTGGACGCCTTCCTTCGGGCGGTCGACCGCGACCTCGAGACGGTCTACCTGGGCAACGTCTTCACGGTCGCGCTGGTCGCCGTCGGGGCCGCCGTCGTCTACAACGGCTACAACCTCGTCGCGCCCGCAGCGGTCCAGATGCCCATCCCGACGGCGCTCGCGCTCGCGACCGGCCTCGCCAGCTTCGTCCCCATCGTCGTCGGGAAGCTGGTCTACGTCCCGCTGACGGGACTGCTGGGGGTCTCGGCGCTCCAGGGGCAGGGGGACGCCTCGCTGCTCGTCTACCCGGTCGCGCTGTTCCTCGTGGCGCTCCTCCTCCTCGACATCCTCCCGCAGACGGTCGTCCGGCCGTACCTCGCCGGGCGGGAACTCCACACCGGCGCGACGATGCTCTCGTACATCCTCGGTGCGACCGTCTTCGGCTGGTACGGCATCTTCCTCGGACCGCTGGTGCTGGTGCTGGTCGTCCAGACCTCGCGTATCGTCCTCCCGGAGCTGGTCCGCGGCAGGGAGCTGACCCCCGAGGTCAGCGGCCCCTCCAGCCTCGGCTCCGACCCCGGCGGCCCGGAGTGA
- a CDS encoding type IV pilin: MPSRRQFLLSSAALGAMTLPGTAAAGSSRPTADVDAALDGFGSGAVSGRVAPRALPRIGEAATRVAAEAPEVADGVAGRLPTATDALAAPDGTLGALGEAPLHVETVAPAIDGVDALAVGIDFTTRGPVVRARVTGTDGAPSRAAALDALADAGLPVAALDPFAIADSDDLALYAGVADRDDEQPFILALLLVVLAAVVGTFVLGLGSSVGSSGGSSGSAREAPQVSFSFDYSADNQLVTIIHNGGDSVDASELQVVYESDGSTAVERWRDDDDGTVTAGDSFTTRRPIDSGATLRVVWQNSDGSGGAVLGAFEAP, encoded by the coding sequence ATGCCCTCTCGACGGCAGTTCCTGCTGAGTAGCGCAGCACTCGGCGCGATGACCCTCCCCGGTACCGCGGCCGCGGGTTCCAGTCGGCCGACGGCCGACGTGGACGCCGCCCTGGACGGCTTCGGCTCCGGTGCGGTCAGTGGTCGCGTCGCCCCCCGTGCGCTCCCGCGCATCGGCGAGGCCGCCACCCGCGTCGCGGCCGAGGCCCCCGAGGTCGCCGACGGTGTGGCCGGCCGACTCCCCACGGCCACGGACGCGCTCGCGGCGCCCGACGGTACGCTCGGCGCACTCGGGGAGGCACCCCTGCACGTGGAGACGGTCGCCCCGGCCATCGACGGTGTCGACGCGCTCGCGGTCGGTATCGACTTCACCACCCGCGGGCCCGTCGTCCGGGCGCGCGTGACGGGCACGGATGGCGCACCCTCGCGCGCGGCGGCGCTGGACGCGCTCGCCGATGCGGGCCTCCCCGTCGCCGCGCTTGACCCGTTCGCCATCGCGGACAGCGACGACCTCGCGCTGTACGCCGGCGTCGCCGACCGGGACGACGAACAGCCGTTCATCCTCGCCCTGTTGCTCGTCGTCCTCGCCGCAGTCGTCGGGACGTTCGTACTGGGGCTCGGCAGCAGCGTGGGTTCCAGCGGGGGGTCCAGCGGGAGCGCGAGGGAGGCCCCGCAGGTGTCGTTCTCGTTCGATTACAGCGCCGACAACCAGCTCGTGACCATCATCCACAACGGCGGGGACAGCGTCGACGCGAGCGAACTGCAGGTCGTCTACGAGTCCGACGGGAGCACCGCGGTCGAACGCTGGCGTGACGACGACGACGGGACCGTCACCGCGGGCGACTCGTTCACCACCCGCCGGCCCATCGACTCCGGGGCGACGCTCCGTGTCGTCTGGCAGAACAGCGACGGGAGCGGCGGGGCGGTGCTGGGCGCGTTCGAGGCACCGTAG
- a CDS encoding AMP-binding protein, translating to MPSDTTLEETDRVVFEPPEGYVEGTNAYEFAQEHGYDSLEELIAASADDVEWFWDALPEYLGVEWYEEYDSVRDDSDGPQFTEWYPGGSINVAHNTVDRWAQLGAPERNRVAITWEGEDGEVRETTFHELARQANQVANCLRERGIEKGDTVGLYMPMVPEVTAIMYGIFKAGAIAVPIFSGFGVDATATRIEDPEVDLLFTADGFYRRGSEVGLKEPADEAIEEADTDVGSVVVYRRFEDSEASSDASESRTQSGDSDPPMTDGRDEFWSEAVGAQDDAFDTVETDASDPCMLLYSSGTTGKPKGIVHTHAGAQMQAAKEIYFGFDHEPSDRFFWVSDIGWMMGPWTLIGNHTFAGNIFMYEGAPDHPEPDRFWAMIDRHDLTVFGISPTAIRALRKKGDEWVEDHDLSSLRLLGSTGEPWDPESWMWFYEQVGGERCPIINISGGTEIFGCFLMPLPGQPLKPCTLGSPGLGMDIDIVNAKGESIRDSHERGYLVARDSCPSMTKSLWSGDERYLDEYWGRFEDMWDHGDWAQEDEDGFWFLHGRADDALNVAGRKVGPAEVEGALIDHDAVNAAAAIGVPDDTTGTAVVTFVQLEPDVEESDALREELRDHVGEELGKPFRPRELLFVDAFPMTQSGKIVRRVIQATHTGEDLGDLSSIENPEAIEEIEDAR from the coding sequence ATGCCGTCCGACACCACACTCGAGGAGACCGATCGGGTGGTCTTCGAACCACCCGAGGGCTACGTCGAGGGGACGAACGCCTACGAGTTCGCACAGGAACACGGTTACGACTCGCTGGAGGAACTCATCGCGGCCTCGGCCGACGACGTGGAGTGGTTCTGGGACGCACTCCCGGAGTACCTCGGCGTCGAGTGGTACGAGGAGTACGACTCCGTCCGTGACGACAGCGACGGGCCGCAGTTCACGGAGTGGTACCCCGGCGGCTCCATCAACGTCGCGCACAACACGGTCGACCGCTGGGCCCAGCTCGGCGCGCCCGAGCGCAACCGCGTCGCCATCACGTGGGAGGGCGAGGACGGCGAGGTCCGGGAGACGACCTTCCACGAGCTCGCACGCCAGGCCAACCAGGTCGCCAACTGCCTCCGCGAGCGCGGCATCGAGAAGGGCGACACCGTGGGGCTGTACATGCCGATGGTGCCGGAGGTCACGGCCATCATGTACGGCATCTTCAAGGCCGGCGCCATCGCGGTGCCCATCTTCTCCGGGTTCGGTGTGGACGCCACGGCCACGCGCATCGAGGACCCCGAGGTGGACCTCCTCTTCACGGCGGATGGGTTCTACCGCCGGGGAAGCGAGGTCGGCCTGAAGGAGCCCGCCGACGAGGCCATCGAGGAAGCCGACACCGACGTGGGGAGCGTCGTCGTCTACCGTCGCTTCGAGGACAGCGAGGCGTCCTCGGACGCCTCGGAGAGCCGGACGCAGTCCGGCGATAGCGACCCGCCGATGACCGACGGCCGCGACGAGTTCTGGAGCGAGGCCGTGGGGGCACAGGACGACGCGTTCGACACCGTCGAGACGGACGCCTCCGACCCGTGTATGCTGCTCTACTCCTCGGGCACGACCGGCAAGCCGAAGGGCATCGTCCACACGCACGCCGGCGCCCAGATGCAGGCGGCGAAGGAGATCTACTTCGGCTTCGATCACGAGCCCTCGGATCGGTTCTTCTGGGTCTCGGACATCGGCTGGATGATGGGGCCGTGGACGCTCATCGGGAACCACACCTTCGCCGGGAACATCTTCATGTACGAGGGGGCGCCGGACCACCCCGAGCCCGACCGCTTCTGGGCGATGATCGACCGGCACGACCTCACCGTCTTCGGCATCTCGCCGACCGCCATCCGCGCGCTCCGCAAGAAGGGTGACGAGTGGGTCGAGGACCACGACCTCTCCAGCCTCCGCCTGCTCGGCTCGACGGGCGAGCCCTGGGACCCCGAATCCTGGATGTGGTTCTACGAGCAGGTCGGCGGCGAGCGCTGTCCCATCATCAACATCTCCGGTGGTACGGAGATCTTCGGCTGCTTCCTGATGCCCCTGCCCGGCCAGCCGCTCAAGCCCTGTACCCTGGGCTCGCCGGGCCTCGGTATGGACATCGACATCGTGAACGCGAAGGGCGAGTCCATCCGGGACAGCCACGAGCGCGGCTACCTCGTCGCGCGCGATTCGTGCCCGTCGATGACGAAGTCCCTCTGGTCGGGCGACGAGCGCTACCTCGACGAGTACTGGGGCCGCTTCGAGGACATGTGGGACCACGGCGACTGGGCCCAGGAGGACGAGGACGGCTTCTGGTTCCTCCACGGCCGGGCCGACGACGCGCTCAACGTCGCCGGTCGGAAGGTCGGCCCCGCGGAGGTCGAGGGCGCGCTCATCGACCACGACGCCGTCAACGCGGCGGCCGCCATCGGCGTCCCCGACGACACCACCGGCACCGCGGTCGTGACCTTCGTCCAGCTCGAACCCGATGTCGAGGAGTCCGACGCGCTGCGCGAGGAGCTGCGCGACCACGTCGGCGAGGAGCTGGGCAAGCCGTTCCGCCCGCGCGAACTCCTCTTCGTCGACGCCTTCCCGATGACCCAGTCCGGGAAGATCGTTCGCCGGGTCATCCAGGCGACCCACACGGGCGAGGACCTGGGCGACCTCTCCTCCATCGAGAACCCCGAGGCCATCGAGGAGATCGAGGACGCACGGTAG
- a CDS encoding helix-turn-helix domain-containing protein, protein MRYVKIVLIPESGGLHPAEERLRDDPDIQEEAILHLNLLDDGTAVSLATHRGDSERLREILSGSEDVLDFEVLDTDDGIQTYIHFTPNETTEALLSLTREYEFVIDTPIRWDADDSGAIRVGLIGDDDTVQRAIESVPENIRLELEQLSEYNPESQELSAMLTERQKEILDTAVEVGYYEVPRRATHEDIAAALDLSTTTVGEHLRKIEARMLSEIAKSH, encoded by the coding sequence ATGCGGTACGTCAAGATCGTCCTCATCCCGGAGTCCGGCGGGCTCCACCCGGCCGAAGAGCGCCTCAGAGACGACCCCGACATCCAGGAGGAGGCCATCCTCCACCTGAACCTGCTGGACGACGGGACGGCGGTGTCGCTGGCGACCCACCGCGGGGACTCAGAGCGCCTGCGCGAGATCCTCTCCGGGAGCGAGGACGTCCTCGATTTCGAGGTGCTGGACACGGACGACGGCATCCAGACGTACATCCACTTCACCCCCAACGAGACGACCGAGGCCCTGCTCAGCCTCACCCGCGAGTACGAGTTCGTCATCGACACGCCGATCCGATGGGACGCCGACGACAGCGGCGCCATCCGCGTGGGACTCATCGGCGACGACGACACCGTCCAGCGGGCCATCGAGAGCGTCCCGGAGAACATCCGACTGGAGCTGGAGCAGCTCTCGGAGTACAACCCCGAGTCACAGGAGCTGTCGGCCATGCTCACCGAGCGCCAGAAGGAGATCCTCGACACCGCCGTCGAGGTCGGCTACTACGAGGTCCCCCGCCGGGCGACCCACGAGGACATCGCGGCGGCGCTCGACCTCTCGACGACCACCGTGGGCGAGCACCTCCGGAAGATCGAGGCCCGGATGCTCTCCGAGATCGCCAAGTCGCACTGA
- a CDS encoding NADPH-dependent FMN reductase yields MSQQPHIVGIAGSLRDRSYTRLAVERALREADRRGATTELLDLREYDLPVYDADADEPGDADRLTAAVQRADSVILGTPSYHGSYSSVLKNALDYCGFDEFEDTTVGLLCVAGGAFPTTPLEHLRSVCRALNAWVVPHQVGLPSVSGKFQGEELVDEGLAERVDVLGRRVVEYANIEPDPRCAEALENKGAGADD; encoded by the coding sequence ATGAGTCAGCAGCCACACATCGTCGGCATCGCCGGCAGCCTCCGCGACCGGAGTTACACCCGTCTGGCCGTCGAGCGCGCGCTGCGCGAGGCCGACCGGCGCGGCGCCACCACGGAACTGCTCGACCTCCGCGAGTACGACCTGCCCGTCTACGACGCCGACGCGGACGAGCCGGGCGACGCCGACCGCCTGACCGCGGCGGTCCAGCGCGCCGACTCGGTCATCCTCGGGACGCCCTCCTACCACGGGTCCTACTCCTCGGTGCTGAAGAACGCGCTCGACTACTGCGGCTTCGACGAGTTCGAGGACACGACCGTCGGCCTGCTCTGTGTCGCGGGCGGTGCGTTCCCGACGACGCCGCTGGAGCACCTGCGCTCGGTCTGCCGCGCGCTCAACGCCTGGGTCGTCCCCCATCAGGTCGGCCTCCCGAGCGTCTCCGGCAAGTTCCAGGGGGAGGAACTCGTCGACGAGGGGCTGGCCGAGCGGGTCGATGTCCTCGGCCGGCGCGTCGTCGAGTACGCGAACATCGAACCGGACCCGCGGTGTGCGGAGGCGCTGGAGAACAAGGGCGCGGGCGCGGACGACTGA
- a CDS encoding GNAT family N-acetyltransferase, which translates to MYVRDARNRDEAWLLDGIEAMGLDETAFRSRDYVIAVDNESDTRAGFGRLRYHPTPSDPEVAELTSIGVMDGWRNQGVGAHVIERLVDTAEMEGFGRVYSLTSEHEYLSQFGFHPVESEDLPAVLRDRLEAKREELDPEAIPMAIDPDRFRMPEALRERFKRAAEAVDEPEEPEETPEDFGIDPDEATYKYDTGS; encoded by the coding sequence ATGTACGTTCGGGACGCGCGCAACCGGGACGAGGCGTGGCTACTGGACGGGATCGAGGCGATGGGCCTCGACGAGACAGCGTTCCGATCACGGGACTACGTCATCGCGGTCGACAACGAGTCCGACACGCGCGCGGGCTTCGGTCGCCTGCGCTACCACCCGACGCCGAGCGACCCGGAGGTGGCCGAGCTGACGAGCATCGGCGTGATGGACGGCTGGCGGAACCAGGGCGTCGGCGCCCACGTCATCGAGCGGCTCGTCGACACCGCGGAGATGGAGGGGTTCGGCCGGGTCTACTCGCTGACCAGCGAGCACGAGTACCTCTCACAGTTCGGCTTCCACCCCGTGGAGAGCGAAGACCTGCCCGCGGTGCTGCGCGACCGGCTGGAGGCCAAACGCGAGGAACTGGACCCCGAGGCCATCCCGATGGCCATCGACCCGGACCGGTTCCGGATGCCCGAGGCGCTGCGCGAGCGGTTCAAGCGCGCCGCCGAGGCGGTCGACGAACCCGAGGAGCCCGAGGAGACCCCCGAGGACTTCGGCATCGACCCCGACGAGGCCACGTACAAGTACGACACCGGCTCGTAG
- the sucD gene encoding succinate--CoA ligase subunit alpha: protein MSILVDDETRVVVQGITGGEGKFHAEQMMEYGTNVVAGAVPGKGGQEAAGVPVYDTVRGAAREEDADAAVVFVPPAFAADALFEALDSPVDLVVAITEGIPQQDMASVYKRLKETDTELIGPNCPGIITPGEAKLGILPGNIFSEGNVGLVSRSGTLTYQVVDNLTQRGIGQTTAVGIGGDPIIGTDFVDALEHFEADPETKAVVMCGEIGGEDEEDAARYISQYMDTPVAGFIAGRTAPPGKRMGHAGAIVSGSGTGTAQSKIDALNDAGVPVGDTPNEVADHIEEFL from the coding sequence ATGAGTATCCTAGTCGACGACGAGACGCGTGTGGTCGTACAGGGCATCACCGGCGGCGAGGGCAAGTTCCACGCCGAACAGATGATGGAGTACGGCACCAACGTCGTCGCGGGTGCGGTGCCGGGCAAGGGTGGCCAGGAGGCCGCCGGCGTCCCGGTGTACGACACCGTCCGTGGCGCGGCGCGCGAGGAGGACGCCGACGCCGCCGTCGTCTTCGTCCCGCCGGCGTTCGCGGCGGACGCGCTGTTCGAGGCGCTTGACTCGCCAGTCGACCTCGTGGTCGCCATCACGGAGGGGATCCCGCAGCAGGACATGGCCTCCGTCTACAAGCGCCTCAAGGAGACCGACACGGAGCTCATCGGGCCGAACTGTCCGGGTATCATCACGCCGGGCGAGGCGAAGCTCGGCATCCTCCCGGGCAACATCTTCTCCGAGGGGAACGTCGGCCTCGTCTCCCGCTCGGGGACGCTGACCTACCAGGTCGTCGACAACCTCACCCAGCGCGGCATCGGCCAGACCACCGCCGTCGGCATCGGCGGCGACCCCATCATCGGCACCGACTTCGTCGACGCCCTCGAGCACTTCGAGGCCGACCCCGAGACGAAGGCGGTCGTGATGTGCGGCGAGATCGGCGGCGAGGACGAGGAGGACGCCGCGCGCTACATCTCGCAGTACATGGACACGCCGGTCGCCGGCTTCATCGCCGGCCGCACGGCCCCGCCGGGCAAGCGGATGGGCCACGCCGGCGCCATCGTCAGCGGGAGCGGCACCGGTACCGCCCAGTCGAAGATCGACGCGCTCAACGACGCCGGCGTCCCCGTCGGCGACACCCCGAACGAGGTCGCGGACCACATCGAGGAGTTCCTGTAG
- a CDS encoding DMT family transporter, translating to MSVGDSWSEFPTVGLAFVVLATLWGGSFVAIEAGVDEVPPLLFAALRYDLAGVFVLAWGALRGVWLPRTRDDLLAVGLVGALLIAGYHALLYVGQTTVPGAVAAAVVALVPVLTALFAAVLLDDERLAPAGYGGVALGFLGVVVVSAPGSVGAAPPVGVALILGATVLWALGTVLVRRLSPRLTPGALQGWGMLLGAGALHAGSLLGGERQALPTSPTAVGALAFLVLGSGVVAFLLYFYLLGTVGATEASLVDYAEPVTAAALAWGLFGYVPSAGAVLGFLLVAAGFLLVKHEALLAVVSRARTTGA from the coding sequence ATGTCTGTGGGAGATAGTTGGAGCGAGTTCCCAACGGTCGGGCTCGCGTTCGTCGTGCTTGCCACGCTCTGGGGTGGGTCGTTCGTCGCCATCGAGGCCGGGGTGGACGAGGTGCCGCCGCTGCTGTTCGCCGCGCTCCGGTACGACCTCGCGGGCGTGTTCGTGCTCGCGTGGGGGGCGCTCCGCGGCGTCTGGCTGCCCCGGACGCGCGACGACCTGCTCGCGGTCGGTCTCGTCGGGGCGCTGCTCATCGCCGGCTACCACGCGCTGCTGTACGTCGGGCAGACCACCGTCCCGGGAGCCGTCGCCGCGGCGGTCGTCGCACTGGTGCCGGTCCTCACGGCCCTGTTCGCCGCCGTCCTCCTCGACGACGAGCGGCTCGCCCCGGCCGGCTACGGCGGAGTCGCGCTCGGGTTCCTCGGCGTCGTCGTCGTCAGCGCGCCCGGGAGCGTCGGCGCCGCCCCGCCCGTTGGCGTCGCGCTCATCCTCGGCGCCACGGTGCTGTGGGCGCTCGGGACGGTGCTTGTCCGCCGACTCTCGCCGCGGCTCACGCCCGGGGCGCTCCAGGGCTGGGGGATGCTCCTCGGCGCCGGCGCGCTCCACGCGGGGAGCCTCCTGGGCGGCGAGCGACAGGCGCTGCCCACGTCACCCACCGCGGTCGGCGCGCTCGCCTTCCTCGTCCTCGGTTCGGGGGTCGTCGCCTTCCTCCTCTACTTCTACCTGCTGGGGACCGTCGGTGCGACCGAGGCCAGCCTCGTCGACTACGCCGAACCGGTCACCGCCGCGGCGCTCGCCTGGGGGCTGTTCGGGTACGTGCCGTCGGCGGGCGCGGTGCTGGGGTTCCTGCTGGTCGCGGCCGGCTTCCTGCTCGTGAAGCACGAGGCGCTGCTGGCGGTCGTCTCGAGGGCGCGGACGACGGGTGCCTGA